In Carcharodon carcharias isolate sCarCar2 chromosome 3, sCarCar2.pri, whole genome shotgun sequence, a single window of DNA contains:
- the LOC121276436 gene encoding 60S ribosomal protein L27-like, whose product MGKFMKPGKVVLVLAGRYAGRKGVIVKNIDDGTSDRPCSHALVAGIDRYPRKVTAKMGKKKVAKRSKIKSFVKVYNYNYLMPTRYSVDIPLDKIIVNKDVFRDPALKCKARREAKVKFEERCKTGKNKWFFQKLRF is encoded by the coding sequence ATGGGCAAGTTTATGAAACCTGGGAAGGTTGTTCTGGTGCTGGCCGGACGCTACGCTGGGCGCAAAGGTGTCATCGTGAAGAACATCGATGATGGAACCTCTGACAGGCCCTGCAGTCATGCTCTTGTTGCTGGTATAGATCGTTACCCTCGTAAAGTGACTGCCAAAATGGGCAAGAAGAAGGTGGCCAAGAGATCCAAGATCAAGTCCTTTGTGAAAGTATATAACTACAACTACCTGATGCCAACCAGATACTCAGTTGACATTCCTCTGGATAAGATCATTGTGAACAAGGATGTTTTTAGGGACCCTGCTTTGAAATGCAAAGCCAGACGGGAAGCCAAagtaaagtttgaggaaaggtgCAAGACAGGAAAGAATAAATGGTTTTTCCAGAAGCTCCGATTCTAA